DNA sequence from the Scophthalmus maximus strain ysfricsl-2021 chromosome 1, ASM2237912v1, whole genome shotgun sequence genome:
TTTCACTGTTACCATGAGAGaaaagtctcttttttctttcgttttctTCTTTGATAATGAAGAACAGCGTGGGTACGAAGAAACATAAAGTTCATGATTCGAGGCAGAATGAGTTCATGTTCATTGTGATCTGATTGAATTAACAGATTGACAGTTAATGAGATATTTCATGTTCTACACTCTCAGAGGTTTTTCACTTTTCTGCAATACCTTATTCCAAATGAAGTTGGAATTtatgaaaagaaggaaatttCATCCTTACGAAAGAGATTTCAGGTTCAATAACAGGATACAGGTTTGAGATTGACatccttttattattattatcaaatcaTATTActctatttcagtttttttttaattttcagcttttgaaatacaaaaagcaGAAAGAATTATGAAactatgatttcttttttttcatcataatcATGACATTAAGTCATCATGAAATCCAAACATGCCAAAGACACTTACTCAGTATTTTTGACTGTTAAGATTCAGACTAAAACGCAATTTGATGTATCTTGATTTTGACTTATTCGGtataatttaaaaagtaaaaaaagacaaaaaatccataaatatacaataaaatacgatataaataaaatcacatcacatgaaataataaacataacagTAAAGAATTAAGAATTATTATTAGATAAATCAGGGGATTTTatagatgtgtaaaaaaaattaattaaaaaaataagaagtgACTGAAACCTGGGTGAGACGTGTTTTAAACATGTGACCAGGGTTTGGGTCTGTCAGAGATTAACCTGCTGGCTGAGTTTCCTGCtccgctccttcctccttcaccGGACTTTATCTTATCGCCTGGTCTTGACTTGCCTTCTTTTCCTGCCAAATATTTATATCCAGATAGACTTGAGATGGTCCCCAGGTGTCACTTTCCAGGGCCTGGATGTCACCGACACAATCCTGCCCGGCTGACAGTGTGAAATGATAATGTTTAATAAAGAAGAATATCATTTAACAAGTCCGAATTTTAGGACCAAAGACAAAATTTAGCTTTTGACCAAAAAGGAACTGTAATCGAAATCAGGACTTATGACTACAACTGTCTCATGAATTGGACATGATCGTAAAAGTAAGTTTTGAGTTCTGTAGTTGTGACAAAAAAGGTCATAGTTTGTGACCGAGTGTCCCATAATTCAGATTTACCATTACTGTTTTATGTGTATGATCAATAGCTATTTTTTTGTACACTTACTTTACCcttcttgtctgtctctctgtctgtctttcagacCACTCAGTGGCGGCCAAATCTGGAGGTTGTTTCCCTGGTGAGGCTACGGTCACGTTGGAGAGCGGCGGTCAGAAGTCCATCAGTGACCTGCAGCCCGGCGAACGGGTCCTGGCCTTATCGGGCAGCGACGGTGGCGGTGAGCTGGTCTACAGCGAAGTCCTGACATTCCTGGACCACGACCCCGTGACACGGAAGCTCTTCTACACTCTGCAGACAGAATCCAGGGCACAGCTCCAGCTCACCGCTGCCCACCTGATGTTTGTATTTGAGGGGAACTGCTCAGAGGGGGCAGTGCCAGCCCGGGGCGCCCGCAGGACTGTGTACGCCAGCGACGCCAGACCGGGACAGTGCGTGCTGGTGTTGGAGGGTAAACCTGGGAGGGACAACAGAGCGGGGCATCTTTCTCGGATCACCCGGGTGAGCCTGAGGGAGAGGACGGGGGCGTTTGCACCGTTGACCCAACAGGGGACGGTGGTGGTGGACGGCGTGGCGGCGTCCTGCTACGCCGTGGTGGACCAACACAACCTGGCCCATTGGGCCTTCACCCCGCTCAGGTTGCTGCACAGCTGGACTGGCACCACCGGGCGCCACAGTGATGGGATCCACTGGTACTCTCAGCTTTTACACTGGCTGGGGAGGTTGCTGCTAGACTCTGGTCGCCTCCACCCACTGGGCGCGGCCCGGGACGACAggtaaggggggaaaaaggtacAAAACGTATATAGACAGGAACCCGGGGACCCCTTTGCCTTGTGATGGGCATGGACCCCAAATACAAACCTGCAGAGCTGAACAGGAACCACAGCGAACTACCTACAGGATGAGAGATGTTTGGGTTCCTGCCATGGCCTGATGGGAGTTTTCTAACAGGGGGAAAGGGATGTGTGAACTGACACAGACGAATTCCTCCAAAAATGATGCAGACAGTGAACATCAGAGCAATCGGAGTGCACACACTCCGGTGTTTCAACGACTCTGTATCCTTGAAAAACGTTAAAACAGTAATCCTGTCATTAACCCTTTAATTCGCCCCGGAAAACACACCAAGCACCTTAATTAAAGTATAAATTGTGTGTTACAgggtgacagacacacaaaccgTTCATCTACATATTGATTAGATTTTAATGGGTGCATGATTTGCTCAGTGATTTACACATCAGTTATCGACTATCACATTTTTATTGGGTTGGGATTTTGGTTTACGTTCCTGAGAAGATATTCTCAGGTATTCACAGGGATAAGGAATTTAGGATAAATTAATGGCTTGTTTTATCTTGTGGATTTAGGgttttttacataataaaaacCATACAAAACAGCATGGAGGCCATTGAGTGAAAAACTAAAGCACTTTTAAGTAATGGTGAGGTCTAGTGTTAACTGGTCAATGTTAAGGggttctcaaaaaacaaaaaatgtatactgTGCAGATAACCCATTCATTATAACTGTAAAATCCCAATACAGATATAATAATACAGATAATTAGCACCTGAAG
Encoded proteins:
- the LOC118314018 gene encoding indian hedgehog B protein-like, coding for MLLPTLVTCLAVCAFLLSPVSEGCGPGRGYGKRRPQGKLVPLAYKQFSPNVAEKTLGASGRYEGKITRSSERFKELTPNYNPDIIFKDEENTGADRMMTQRCKDKLNSLAISVMNLWPGVRLRVTEGWDEDGHHSEESLHYEGRAVDITTSDRDRNKYAMLARLAVEAGFDWVYYESKAHIHCSVKSDHSVAAKSGGCFPGEATVTLESGGQKSISDLQPGERVLALSGSDGGGELVYSEVLTFLDHDPVTRKLFYTLQTESRAQLQLTAAHLMFVFEGNCSEGAVPARGARRTVYASDARPGQCVLVLEGKPGRDNRAGHLSRITRVSLRERTGAFAPLTQQGTVVVDGVAASCYAVVDQHNLAHWAFTPLRLLHSWTGTTGRHSDGIHWYSQLLHWLGRLLLDSGRLHPLGAARDDR